A genome region from Chryseobacterium sp. G0186 includes the following:
- the hisG gene encoding ATP phosphoribosyltransferase: MSKLKIAIQKSGRLYEESLQLLKDCGIFVNNGKDQLKVSVDNFPMEIMYLRNSDIPQYLEDGVVDIAIVGENLLVEKQKNIQIVEKLGFSKCRVSIAVPKEIETDDLTYFQGKKIATSYPNTLKNFLEKKGITSDIHVISGSVEIAPNIGLADGICDIVSSGSTLFKNGLRETVTLLKSEAVLAQTPQLSSEKLMILDKFLFRINAVLKAKNSKYILMNVPNDKIQKIADVLPVLKSPTVIPLAEEGWSSIHSVIDEERFWEVIDELKENGAQDILIIPIDKMVI; this comes from the coding sequence ATGAGTAAATTAAAAATTGCGATCCAAAAAAGCGGCCGGCTTTATGAAGAATCTCTACAGCTTCTCAAGGACTGTGGAATCTTCGTCAACAATGGGAAAGATCAGCTAAAGGTTTCCGTAGATAATTTTCCGATGGAAATCATGTATCTCCGAAACTCAGATATTCCACAATATCTTGAAGATGGAGTGGTAGATATTGCCATTGTAGGCGAAAATCTTTTGGTTGAAAAACAGAAGAATATTCAGATTGTTGAAAAGCTTGGATTTTCAAAATGCCGTGTTTCCATCGCGGTTCCAAAGGAGATAGAAACAGATGATCTGACCTATTTTCAAGGCAAGAAAATTGCCACCTCTTATCCAAATACTCTTAAAAATTTCCTGGAAAAAAAGGGAATTACTTCAGACATTCACGTCATCTCCGGTTCTGTGGAAATAGCACCTAACATCGGACTGGCAGACGGAATCTGTGATATTGTAAGTTCCGGAAGTACCCTGTTCAAAAACGGATTACGGGAAACTGTTACCTTATTGAAATCAGAAGCTGTCTTGGCACAGACACCGCAGCTATCCTCCGAAAAATTAATGATTCTTGATAAGTTTTTATTCAGAATTAATGCTGTTTTAAAGGCAAAGAACTCAAAATATATCCTGATGAATGTTCCCAATGATAAGATTCAAAAGATTGCAGATGTACTTCCTGTGCTGAAAAGTCCCACAGTAATTCCATTGGCAGAAGAAGGATGGAGCAGTATTCATTCTGTGATTGATGAAGAACGATTCTGGGAAGTGATTGATGAACTGAAAGAAAACGGAGCGCAGGATATCCTCATTATCCCAATTGATAAAATGGTGATTTAA
- the hisD gene encoding histidinol dehydrogenase codes for MKIYQYPKKDTWNELVKRPVFEQEEISGLVTGIFEEVKNNGDKALKEFNRKFDKAETEILFVTDEEIKTAENQIGNDLKVAIQQAKENISKFHTSQIPEIQKIETTKGVVCWRENRAVEKVGIYIPGGTAPLFSTVLMLAVPANLAGCKEIILCTPPDKNGNINPAILYTAKLCGVSRIVKTGGAQAVAAMTLGTETIPKVDKIFGPGNQFVVAAKEYAQRYGVAIDMPAGPSEVLVIADEQAVPEFCAADLLSQAEHGSDSQVVFLTTDLKVFNETIEAVEQQIKRLPRNEMAIQALENSYFILVNSLEEALEFSNLYAPEHLILAINDFEKYTPKIQNAGSVFLGNYSCESAGDYASGTNHTLPTNSYARNYSGVSLDSFVKKITFQHLSQEGLQNLGKAIEIMAEAEGLFAHKNAVSIRLK; via the coding sequence ATGAAAATATATCAATATCCCAAAAAAGATACATGGAATGAGCTTGTAAAGCGGCCTGTTTTTGAGCAGGAAGAAATCTCAGGGCTTGTGACAGGAATATTTGAGGAAGTTAAAAATAATGGAGATAAAGCTTTAAAGGAATTCAACAGAAAGTTTGACAAAGCAGAAACAGAAATCCTTTTTGTTACAGACGAAGAAATTAAAACTGCAGAAAATCAGATCGGTAACGATTTGAAAGTGGCAATTCAACAGGCAAAGGAAAACATCTCTAAGTTTCACACGTCCCAAATCCCTGAAATTCAGAAGATAGAAACTACAAAAGGCGTTGTTTGCTGGAGAGAAAACCGAGCGGTTGAGAAAGTAGGAATTTATATTCCGGGAGGTACCGCTCCCTTATTTTCAACGGTACTAATGCTTGCGGTACCTGCCAATCTGGCCGGATGTAAAGAAATCATTCTTTGTACACCTCCTGATAAAAACGGAAATATTAATCCTGCTATTTTGTATACGGCAAAACTTTGTGGAGTGTCCAGAATCGTTAAGACGGGAGGAGCTCAAGCAGTTGCGGCAATGACTTTAGGAACAGAGACTATACCTAAAGTTGATAAGATTTTTGGTCCGGGAAATCAGTTTGTAGTGGCTGCAAAAGAATATGCTCAACGTTACGGAGTAGCGATTGATATGCCTGCGGGTCCAAGTGAAGTTCTAGTTATTGCCGATGAACAGGCAGTCCCTGAATTTTGTGCTGCGGATCTCCTTTCGCAGGCAGAACACGGAAGCGACAGTCAGGTTGTTTTTCTTACGACTGATCTTAAAGTGTTTAATGAGACAATCGAGGCTGTTGAACAGCAAATCAAACGTTTACCTAGAAATGAAATGGCTATTCAGGCGCTGGAGAATAGTTATTTTATATTAGTGAATAGTCTAGAAGAAGCTCTTGAGTTCAGTAATCTTTATGCACCGGAACACCTTATACTGGCGATCAATGATTTTGAGAAATATACTCCCAAAATTCAGAATGCAGGATCTGTTTTCCTTGGAAACTATTCCTGCGAAAGTGCCGGAGATTATGCCAGCGGAACAAATCATACGCTTCCTACCAATTCTTATGCAAGAAATTATAGTGGTGTTTCTCTGGACAGTTTTGTCAAGAAGATTACGTTCCAGCACTTATCCCAAGAAGGACTTCAGAACTTAGGAAAAGCGATAGAAATAATGGCAGAGGCAGAAGGTCTGTTTGCCCACAAAAATGCAGTATCAATCAGATTAAAATAA